The nucleotide window CCTCGCGCCGGGCAACCACCAGGCCCGGCCCGGCGGCGAGCACGCGTTCGAAAGCCCGGCCGGCCAGAAAACGCGGCAGGATGAACATGTATTCCAGGCGGTCCTCCAGCACGGCCGCCGGCACCGAGGCGCCGTAGACCAGCCGGGCCAGCCCGAGCAGGCCCCGCTCCAGGGCCGGGCCGCGCAGGCCGCGAAAGGCGCGCCTGGCCAGGCACACGGCCCGGTTGTGGGGGCCGTCCACGGGCAGGGTGGCCAACACCGCGCCGCCCGGGCGCAGTTCCCCGGCGATCTTGGCGAAAAGCGCTTCGGTCGGGGCCGGAATCAAGTGCAGGGTGGACACCGAACAGATGAGGTCGAAGCCCGTGCCGGCGAAGCGCAGGTAATCGCCGCACACGAATTCCAGCCGGTCGCCGAGCCCGGAGCCGGCCAACCGCTCCGACGCCTGGCGGATATTGTCCTCGGAGATGTCCACGCCGACCAGGCGCGCCTCGGGGAAGAGCCCGGCCAGGGCGAAGAGCAGCTCACCCGTGCCGCAGCCGATGTCCAGGACGCGGATAGGGCTGGCGGCGGGGAAAAGGGGTCCGGCGGCCGCGAGGAGCTGGGCGCAGCCGCCGGGCATGGCCCGGAAAGTCCTGTCGGTGTAGGTCGCGTCCGCGTGGCGCTGCGGCATGGTTATTGCGGCCCTCCGTACGTGTCGCGGACCGGGGCCGGCGTCGGCACCCCGTCCATGCCCACCGCGCCGCTGACGAAATACAGGGGCCGGCGCATGGCCTCCTGGTAGATGCGCGACAGGTATTCGCCGAGGATGCCCATGAGCAGGAACTGGATGCCGAAGAAAAAGGTCATGACGAACATGAAGCTGGTCCAGCCGGGCATGGGCGTGCCCGTGAGCCACTGGGCCACCAGGTAGACCAGAAAGCCGAGGTTGCACACGGCCACCCCCAGGCCCAGATGGGTCATGAGCCGGATGGGCACCGAGGAAAAGCCGATGAAGGCGTCGTACATGGCCCGGATCATGCGGCGCACGGTCCAGCCGGACTTGCCGGCCAGGCGGCGGCGGCGCTCGTAGGCCACCACCTCCTGGTCGAAGCCGGTCCAGGCGACCAAAGCGAAGGTGATGCGGTTGTGCTCGCGAAAGCGCCGCAGGTTCTCCACCACGGCCCGGTCGGCCAGAAGGAAGCTGCCGGTGGTGAATTTCGAGCCCCGGGGCATGGCGTAGCGCTGGAGCAGGCGGAAAAAGAGGTCGCTGGCGAAGACCCGCCAGGAGGCGTCCTCCCGGCTGGCCCGCTTGCCCCAGACGATGCTGGCGCCCTTGGACCAGGCATCGAGGAAGCGGAGCACGACTTCGGGCGGATCCTGGAGGTCGGCGGCCAGGGTGCAGTAGACGTCGGCCTCGGCCAGGTCGAAGCCGGCGCACAGGGCGATGTGGGCGCCGAAATTGCGGGAAAGGCGCACGCCCTGGAACCGGGGGTCCTCGGCGTGAAGGCGCTTGATCACGGCCCAGCTGCCGTCGCGGCTGCCGTCGTCCACGAACAGCACCCGGGCGTCGCAGCCCGAGCCGTCCAGAAGCACCCGCCGCACCTCCTCGGCATAGGCGGGCAGCCCGTCCTCCTCGTTGAAAACCGGGGTGATGATGACCAGGCGCGGCCGGGAGGGCCGGCCGGCCGGGTCGTCAGCAAGGCGGTCGGCGGTTACCATGGCCGAAACTCCGGGCCGAGCAGCGCGGCCAGTTCGCGGTTGGGCCCGGCGTAACGTTCGCGCAGCCACTGCCGGGTTTCCTCGGTCAGGGGCGGCACGCCCGTGTCGCGGCTGGGGTTGACCCGGCCCAGGTCCTGGGCGTCCTCGGGGCGCGGCGCGACGCCGAGAAAAGCGTGCACCCGGGTCAGCACGGCCTCGGGATCGCTACGCAGATCCTCGAAGCGCAGGCACAGGATGCGCTCGGCCGCAAACAGGGCGTAGTACGGGGCCAGCAGCCTGGCGTAGAGCCCCCGGGAAAAATAGGCATTGGGGTGCACGAAGCGCAGGCTCGCGTCGAGGTTGGCCTCGCGGGTCTCCTCCAGCTCCAGGGCGGTCTGGAAATCCTCGTCCTCGTGGCCGTTCATGCGCGACCAGACGTAGTTGGAATAGGCCCGCTCCACCGGGTCGCGCAGGGTGAACAGAAGCTTGACCCCGGGCAGGCAGTCGCGGATGCGCCGGGCGCAGGCCGGGTTTTCCAGGTAGTACGAGCCCTTTTCGCCGTAGACGCAGGCCGGGTCCGGGTCCGGGAACCAGGTCGCCCGGTAGTGGTCGAGGCCCTTGGCGTAGAGTTCGTCGCGGTGGAAGAACTTGGGCTCGGGAATGAACGGCTTGGCCATGACAATGGCCGGATGACGGTCCAGGGCGTGGCAGAACCAGGTGGTGCCGCTTCTGGGCGCGCCGCCGATGATGAACTGGGGGATGTCGGTCATGGCTGGCTACTTGCCGGGGGTGCCGCCGGCGGGGTTGGCCGGGTCGACGCGTTCGGCCATGCTGCGCCACAGCAGGCGTTGTTCGCCCGAGGCCATGTCCTCGTCGAGGTGCACGGCCAGCACCTTGCCGATGACCCAGGTATGGCTGCCCAGAAACTGCATGTGCTCCACGGCGCACTCGAAATTGAGCGGGCATTCCTTGAGCACGGGCGGGCGCACGTGCTTGGAAGCCACCCGGGTCAGGCCGGCCTTGGCGAACTTGTCCACCCCGTCGCGGCCGGACAGCGATCCGCAGATGATGACCTTCTTGGTCATCTCCGGGGAAATGACCGGCACGTTGAGGGTGAATTCCCGGCTGGCCTCAAGCAGCGTCAACGAGTAGCGCGGCCCGTCGCCCCGGGTGGATTCGCCCTGGGTGAACATGGGAAAGCCGAGCATGAAGGGGTAGGCGTTGACCACCACGGTGCAGGCCACGGACATGACGTTGTCGCGGCTGCCGTCGCCGGTGGCGAGCAGGCCCACGGCGCTGGGAAAAAAGCTCGGCCACCAGCCGCCATAGGCCTCGTGGGGCACGTCCTTGATGTCCTTGACGCGCTTGCCGTCGGCGAGCTCCCCTTCAAAAAATCCCGTTTTTTCTGTCGGATACTGATAAAACGGCGTATAGCCCTTGCCCATGTCTCCTCCTTTCGCCGAGCACCGCCAGGCCGTCTAGCCGGCCAGGGCCTGGCGCAGGCCTTCCACCACCCGGTCCACGTCCGCCTCGGCCATGGAGGCGTACAAGGGCAGCACGATGCCCGAGGCGCTGGCCCACTCGCTGCGGGGCAGGCAGCCCACGGGCCAGGCGTCCTGGTAGGGCGGTTCCAGATGGGCGCACATCACGGCCCGGCGGGTGCTTATGCCCTGGTCCTTGAGCGACTGCATGACCGTCGTGCGCCGGTCGGGCTCGGCCAGGGCGACGACGAAACTCTGCCAGTTGGTGCGGCCCCAGGCCGGCTCCCGGGGCGGCACGACACCGGACAGGCCGGCCAGCCGCTCCAGGTAGCGCTCGGCCAGGGCGCGGCGCCGCTGCACGATGCCGGCCAGACGGCCGAGCTGGACCAGGCCCACGGCGGCCTGGATGTCGGTCAGGCGGTAGTTGTAGCCGGTCTCCAGGTAACGCTCGAACACGACCGAGGCGCTTTTGTGGCGCTCGGCGTCGGACACGCTCATGCCGTGCTGGCGCAGCAGCCGGAAGCGGCGGTCGTAGTCGGGGTTGGCCGTGGTCAGCATGCCGCCGTCGCCGGTGGTGATGACCTTGCGGGGATGGAAGCTGAAGCAGGCCACGTCGCCGTGGGGTCGGCCGACGGGTTCCAGGGTCGTGCCGTCGGCGCAAAAAAGCGCGCTGCCGGCGGCGCAGGCCGCGTCCTCCACCACCGGGATGCCCAGGGGCCGGGCCAAACCCAGGATGGCGGCCATGTCCGCCGGCATGCCCACCTGGTGCACGACCAGGATGGCCCCGACCCGGCCCACCGGCCCGGCCAGGCCGTGCAGCGGGCTTTGGGGCCAGGCGGCCAGGCGCCCGGCCTCGCCGTACCAGGGCCGGCCGTCGCGCAGGGCGCAGGAGGCGTCGAGAAAGCGGCCGAGCTCCCGGGGATCGAGGTTGCCGCTGGCCGGATCGATGTCCAGGAAAACCGGTTCGGCCCCGCAATAACGCACGGCATTGGCCGTGGCGATGAAGGAATGGCTGACCGTGACGACCACGTCGCCCGGGCCCACGCCCACGGCCACAAGGGCCAGATGCAGGGCGGCCGTACAGCTGGACACGGCGCAGGCAAAGGGGCTGCCGACCACGGCGGCGAATGCGCGCTCGAAAGCGGCCACGCGCGGGCCCTGGGTCACCCAGCCGGAAGCCACGGCCTCGGCCGCGGCCCGGGCCTCGGCCTCGCCCAGGTCCGGCAGGGCCACGGGAATGTCGGCCATCACCGCCCTCCCCTCGCGTCCCGGGCGGCAAGCCACGCCTCCGCCGGCACGTCGTTCCAGTTTTGCGGCCGCATGGAGGCCAGCACCGCTTCGGTTGGGGCCACGTGCTCGCGAAACCAGGCGATGGTGCGCGCAAGCCCCTCTTCGATGCCGATGCGGGGCGAGGTGCCAAGCAAGCCACGCAGCTTGGACGGGTCGCCGAAAAGCCGCAGCACGTCGCTTGGCCGGCCCGGCAGGTGCGCGGGGGCGAGGCCGCCGCCGATGTCGGCTACAATGGCCTCGACCACCCGGCGGATGCTCACTTCCTCGCCGTGGCAGACGTTGACGGTCTGCCCGGCCGCCTGCGGGCAGTCCATGAGCCCGATGAGGATGGCGGCCGTCTCGGTGACGTAGGTGAAATCGCGGGTCTGGCTGCCGTCGCCGTAGATGACCGGGGGCTGGCCGGCCAGGGCCAGGAGGATGGCCCGGGGGATGAGTTCGCCGAGGACCCCGGCGTAGTGCTCCCGCGGGCCGTAGTTGTTGTGGGGCCGGGCGATGACCGTCTCCAGCCAGCCGGCCCGCTGGAAAACCTCGGCGTAGTATTCGCCGGTGAGCTTGGAGGCGCCGTAGATGGTTTCGGGCTTGTAGTGGTAGAGCTCGGGCATGGGCACGATGTCGGCCGTGCCGTTGACCTCGGAGCTCGAACAGTACAGCAGCCGGCGCACGCCCGCCCCGGCCGCCGCCTTGAGCACGTTGAGCGTGCCCGTGGCGTTGACCTCGTGGACTTCGGTGGGCCGGCGCAGGCTCAGGCGCACGTTGCGGCAGGCCAGGTGGAAGACCTCGGCTGCGCCTTCGAACAACCCGGCCAGGGCGGCTTCGTCGCGGATGTCGGCCGCGACCACCCGCACCCGGGGGTTGGCCGCATGGTGGGCCAGGTGCTGGCGCTTGCCGCTGGAGAAATCGTCCACCACCAGCACCTCGCGGCCAGCGGCGACCAGGGCGTCGACCAGGTGGCTGCCGATAAATCCGGCGCCGCCGGTGACCAGGCAAAATCCTTGGCTCATGCGTCAAGCTCCCGGGTGATGCGGGCCACCTGGCCGGCCACTTCGCGGACCTGGTCCGGCGTCAAAAACGGGCACATGGGCAGGGACAGGACCTCGCGGGCGGCGGCCTCGGACGCGGGGAAATCCCCCGGGCCGTAGCCCAGGCCGGCATAGCCCGGTTGGAGGTGGACCGGCACGGGATAGTGCAGGCCGGTCTGCACCCCGGCTTCCTGGAGGCGCGCCTGGAGGGCGTCGCGCTTGGGGTGGCGCACCACATAGAGGTGGAAGGCGTGGCGGCAGTCCGGGGCCTGCCAGGGGATGGTCACCCCGGCCTCGGCCAGGCACCGGCCGTAGAGGGCGGCATGGGCCCGGCGGGTGTCGTTCCAGGCCGGCAGGCGCTTGAGTTTGATGCGCAGCATGGCGCCCTGGATGCCGTCCATGCGGTAATTGTAGCCGAGCACTTCGTGGTGGTAGCGCTTCTTGGCGCCCCAGTCGCGCAGCATGCGCAGCTTTTCGGCCAGGGCCGCGTCGTCCGTGACCACCATGCCGCCCTCGCCGCAGGCGCCGAGGTTCTTGCCGGGATAGAAGCTGAAGCAGGCCATGGCCCCGAGCGACCCGGCCGGCCGGCCCTTGTAGGCGGCGCCGTGGGCCTGGCAGGCATCCTCGATGACCGTGAGCCCGTGCGCCTGGGCCAAGGCCAGCAGCGGGTCCATGTCGGCGGTCTGGCCGTAGAGGTGGACCGGCAGGAGGGCCTTGGTGCGGGGGGTGACGGCTTGGGCGACCAGGGCCGGGTCCATGGTCAGGCGCCCGGGCTCGACGTCCACGAACACGGGCCGCGCGCCGGCGTAGAGGATGGCCGCCACCGTGGCCACGAAGGTGTGGGGCACGGTGATGACCTCGTCGCCCGGGCCGACGCCGGCGGCCAGAAGGGCCAGGTGCAGGGAGCTCGTGCCGGTGTTGACGCCGATGCCGTGGGCCACGCCGCACAGGGCGGCGAATTCGTTCTCGAAGGCGGCCACTTCCGGACCCAGGACGTACTGGGCGCTTGCAAGGACGCGTTCGGCCGCGGGCAGGGCCTCGTCCTTGATGGCCTCCCACTGGGCGCGCAGATTCAGAAACGGAATCATAACGAATCTCCCAGCGGGACCGGGCTCCCGCCCTGCTCCAGGGAGCGGTTGGCGGCTTCGAGGATGCGCACGATGCGAAGGCCCATTTCGCCGGAGGTAAAGGGCGTGGCCTGGCCGCGCAGGCACTCCAGGAAGTGCCCGGTTTCCCGGGCCAGGGCCTCGGTGCGGTCGTAGCACGGGGCGAGCATGTCGCCGGTGCGGTAGCCGATGCTGATGGCGTAGGCGTCGTCGCTGCCGCATTCCATGGTGATGCCGCTGTCGTAGATCTTGATTTTTTCGCTGGGATGGAGGTCGTCGAAGACCACCATCTTGCGGGTGCCGCTGATGAGCGTCTGGCGCAGCTTGACCGGGGAAAGCCAGTTGACGTTGATGTGGGCGATCAGCGGCGAATCGTAAAAGACCGTGAGGTAGCCGAGGTTTTCCGGCCGGCCGGGGACGTTGCGGATGCCGGTCGCCGCCACGCGCACCGGCTTTTCCGGCAGGATGTAGTCCATGATGGACAGGTCGTGCACGGCCAGGTCCCAGAAGACGTTGACGTCGCACTGGAACAGCCCCAGGTTCACCCGGGTGGAGTCGTAATAGTAGAGGTCGCCGAGCTCGCCGGAACTGACCAGGTCGTGGATCTTGCGCACCGCGCCCATGTAGACGAAGGTGTGGTCCACCATGAGCGTGAGGTTTCGCCGGGCGGCCTCGTCCACCAGGCGCTTGGCGTCGTCGCTGTTGTCGGTCAGCGGTTTTTCCACGAGGATGTGCTTGCCGGCGGCCAGGGCCTCCCTGGCGATGGCGGCGTGGCTGCCAACCGGCGTGGCGATGGCCACGCCGTGGATGTCCGGGTTGCGCAGCAGCTCCCGGTAGTCTTCCGTGACCGCCACGGACGGGGAGGCCCGACGCACGGCGGCCAACCGGCCGGGGCGCAGGTCGCTGACCATGACCACCCGGCAATCCGGCTGGGCCATGAAATTGCGGACCAGGTTCGGCCCCCAATAGCCGTAACCGATGACTCCGATTCCTATCATGTCGTCATCCAAGGCACTTGAGTGCCGGTGCTGGGCGTTGTTGCCGCATGGCGGAAAAGCCTCAGGCGGGGGAATCCAGGCGGCGAAGGAGCCTGGCCGGCACGCCGGCCACCAGGGCATGGTCGGGCACGTCCCCGGTGACCACGGCCCCGGCGCCGATCATGGCGCCCTCGCCGATGGTCAGGCCGCACAGGATCACGGCCCCGCTGCCGATGCTGGCGCCCCGGCGCACCACGGTGGGTTCCATGACCCAGTCCTCGGCCGTGAGCAGTTGCCCGTTTTTGCTCGCGCGGGGGTAGCGGTCGTTGGTGAAAAGGACCCCGTGGCCGACGAAGACATCGTCCTCGATGACCACGCCCTCGCAGAGGAAGGTATGGGAGGAAATCTTGCAGCGGCTGCCGACCGAGGCCCCGGCCTGTATCTCGACAAAGGTGCCGATCTTGGTCATCTCGCCGATGGTGCAGCCGTAGAGGTTCACCAGTTCCGGGTGAAAGACAATGCTGCCTTCACCGATACGCACGTTGGCGCTTATGGGCATCTCCACCTCGGTTCGTCCGCCCGGCCCGGCCGCGCGCCTGTCGCCGACGCCGCCCGTAGCGGCGCCGTTTCCGGGCAAGGGACGGCTGGCGTTCTAGCAAGTTTGCTACGGTTTGGAAAGTGCGGCCTGGCCGGCCTGGCTGCCCAGGTGAAAGAGCACATCCCCCTGGCGGCGCGCCAGCTGGGCGCCCCGGCCGTAGAGCATAAAGCGCAGGACGGAGTCCGCCTGCCCGGCCGGCCCCAGGTCGAGGGGGCACTGCAAACCCACGGGCGTGCAGCCGGACGGCGGGCTTTTCATGGCGAAAAGCTCGCGAAAGCCGCCGTCCGGCTCCTGGCGCAGGACCTGCAAGCTGGCATTGGGGCCGCACAGGCGCGGGAAGAAAAGCGTTCCCGGGCCGGCGGCGCCCACCGCCACGGTCAGGCTTCCCGGCCGGCCGGCATCCACCGGGCTCACCGTGGCGAATCCGGCCGCGTCGGCCGGCTCCACGGCCAGGTTGTCCTCGCCCAGGGTCCGCTGGCCGGGCAGGGCCGTGTCCACGAAACCCTGGGGCAAGGTCGAGGTGTAGAGCCACTGGGCGCAGTCGCTTTCCTCGTCGGCCGCGCACACGGCCAGGCGGGTTTCCTTGAGTTGCAGGGTGCGCAGGACCGCCAGGTTGGGCCGTTCCTCGTCGGTGTCCACGCGCAGGAGGAACCGTATGGCCAGGCGCCGGTAGGGCCGGTCGCGGCGGATGGTGGCGGCGAAGGCGCTGCGCGGGTCCTTGCCCAGGCTTTCGAGCAGGGCGACCGGCGCCTCGTCGTCGAAGGCGTATTCGCAGCGCAGGCGG belongs to Solidesulfovibrio sp. and includes:
- a CDS encoding class I SAM-dependent methyltransferase; translation: MPQRHADATYTDRTFRAMPGGCAQLLAAAGPLFPAASPIRVLDIGCGTGELLFALAGLFPEARLVGVDISEDNIRQASERLAGSGLGDRLEFVCGDYLRFAGTGFDLICSVSTLHLIPAPTEALFAKIAGELRPGGAVLATLPVDGPHNRAVCLARRAFRGLRGPALERGLLGLARLVYGASVPAAVLEDRLEYMFILPRFLAGRAFERVLAAGPGLVVARREAEAPHRFGKLRHDLLTLVPARPAGAAAGEAS
- a CDS encoding glycosyltransferase family 2 protein, whose amino-acid sequence is MVTADRLADDPAGRPSRPRLVIITPVFNEEDGLPAYAEEVRRVLLDGSGCDARVLFVDDGSRDGSWAVIKRLHAEDPRFQGVRLSRNFGAHIALCAGFDLAEADVYCTLAADLQDPPEVVLRFLDAWSKGASIVWGKRASREDASWRVFASDLFFRLLQRYAMPRGSKFTTGSFLLADRAVVENLRRFREHNRITFALVAWTGFDQEVVAYERRRRLAGKSGWTVRRMIRAMYDAFIGFSSVPIRLMTHLGLGVAVCNLGFLVYLVAQWLTGTPMPGWTSFMFVMTFFFGIQFLLMGILGEYLSRIYQEAMRRPLYFVSGAVGMDGVPTPAPVRDTYGGPQ
- a CDS encoding sulfotransferase yields the protein MTDIPQFIIGGAPRSGTTWFCHALDRHPAIVMAKPFIPEPKFFHRDELYAKGLDHYRATWFPDPDPACVYGEKGSYYLENPACARRIRDCLPGVKLLFTLRDPVERAYSNYVWSRMNGHEDEDFQTALELEETREANLDASLRFVHPNAYFSRGLYARLLAPYYALFAAERILCLRFEDLRSDPEAVLTRVHAFLGVAPRPEDAQDLGRVNPSRDTGVPPLTEETRQWLRERYAGPNRELAALLGPEFRPW
- a CDS encoding flavin reductase family protein; translated protein: MGKGYTPFYQYPTEKTGFFEGELADGKRVKDIKDVPHEAYGGWWPSFFPSAVGLLATGDGSRDNVMSVACTVVVNAYPFMLGFPMFTQGESTRGDGPRYSLTLLEASREFTLNVPVISPEMTKKVIICGSLSGRDGVDKFAKAGLTRVASKHVRPPVLKECPLNFECAVEHMQFLGSHTWVIGKVLAVHLDEDMASGEQRLLWRSMAERVDPANPAGGTPGK
- a CDS encoding DegT/DnrJ/EryC1/StrS family aminotransferase, whose amino-acid sequence is MADIPVALPDLGEAEARAAAEAVASGWVTQGPRVAAFERAFAAVVGSPFACAVSSCTAALHLALVAVGVGPGDVVVTVSHSFIATANAVRYCGAEPVFLDIDPASGNLDPRELGRFLDASCALRDGRPWYGEAGRLAAWPQSPLHGLAGPVGRVGAILVVHQVGMPADMAAILGLARPLGIPVVEDAACAAGSALFCADGTTLEPVGRPHGDVACFSFHPRKVITTGDGGMLTTANPDYDRRFRLLRQHGMSVSDAERHKSASVVFERYLETGYNYRLTDIQAAVGLVQLGRLAGIVQRRRALAERYLERLAGLSGVVPPREPAWGRTNWQSFVVALAEPDRRTTVMQSLKDQGISTRRAVMCAHLEPPYQDAWPVGCLPRSEWASASGIVLPLYASMAEADVDRVVEGLRQALAG
- a CDS encoding GDP-mannose 4,6-dehydratase is translated as MSQGFCLVTGGAGFIGSHLVDALVAAGREVLVVDDFSSGKRQHLAHHAANPRVRVVAADIRDEAALAGLFEGAAEVFHLACRNVRLSLRRPTEVHEVNATGTLNVLKAAAGAGVRRLLYCSSSEVNGTADIVPMPELYHYKPETIYGASKLTGEYYAEVFQRAGWLETVIARPHNNYGPREHYAGVLGELIPRAILLALAGQPPVIYGDGSQTRDFTYVTETAAILIGLMDCPQAAGQTVNVCHGEEVSIRRVVEAIVADIGGGLAPAHLPGRPSDVLRLFGDPSKLRGLLGTSPRIGIEEGLARTIAWFREHVAPTEAVLASMRPQNWNDVPAEAWLAARDARGGR
- a CDS encoding DegT/DnrJ/EryC1/StrS family aminotransferase encodes the protein MIPFLNLRAQWEAIKDEALPAAERVLASAQYVLGPEVAAFENEFAALCGVAHGIGVNTGTSSLHLALLAAGVGPGDEVITVPHTFVATVAAILYAGARPVFVDVEPGRLTMDPALVAQAVTPRTKALLPVHLYGQTADMDPLLALAQAHGLTVIEDACQAHGAAYKGRPAGSLGAMACFSFYPGKNLGACGEGGMVVTDDAALAEKLRMLRDWGAKKRYHHEVLGYNYRMDGIQGAMLRIKLKRLPAWNDTRRAHAALYGRCLAEAGVTIPWQAPDCRHAFHLYVVRHPKRDALQARLQEAGVQTGLHYPVPVHLQPGYAGLGYGPGDFPASEAAAREVLSLPMCPFLTPDQVREVAGQVARITRELDA
- a CDS encoding Gfo/Idh/MocA family oxidoreductase, with protein sequence MIGIGVIGYGYWGPNLVRNFMAQPDCRVVMVSDLRPGRLAAVRRASPSVAVTEDYRELLRNPDIHGVAIATPVGSHAAIAREALAAGKHILVEKPLTDNSDDAKRLVDEAARRNLTLMVDHTFVYMGAVRKIHDLVSSGELGDLYYYDSTRVNLGLFQCDVNVFWDLAVHDLSIMDYILPEKPVRVAATGIRNVPGRPENLGYLTVFYDSPLIAHINVNWLSPVKLRQTLISGTRKMVVFDDLHPSEKIKIYDSGITMECGSDDAYAISIGYRTGDMLAPCYDRTEALARETGHFLECLRGQATPFTSGEMGLRIVRILEAANRSLEQGGSPVPLGDSL
- a CDS encoding acyltransferase, coding for MPISANVRIGEGSIVFHPELVNLYGCTIGEMTKIGTFVEIQAGASVGSRCKISSHTFLCEGVVIEDDVFVGHGVLFTNDRYPRASKNGQLLTAEDWVMEPTVVRRGASIGSGAVILCGLTIGEGAMIGAGAVVTGDVPDHALVAGVPARLLRRLDSPA